Proteins encoded in a region of the Vicia villosa cultivar HV-30 ecotype Madison, WI linkage group LG5, Vvil1.0, whole genome shotgun sequence genome:
- the LOC131605949 gene encoding uncharacterized protein LOC131605949, which translates to MKEKHCSEFFKETKSESNESCVLSKARAMPICYCGDAAVIRRANTDKNFGKKFWGCINYKGSEQRGCGFFKWFNEEVVEDKCEDLIHKFEILSKEFEKLKCRNEDLGNRDVLVFAIRMFLVFECVV; encoded by the exons ATGAAGGAAAAACATTGTTCTGAGTTCTTCAAAGAGACAAAATCAGAAAGCAACGAGTCTTGCGTTCTTAGTAAGGCTCGTGCTATGCCAATTTGTTACTGTGGTGATGCTGCTGTGATTCGTAGGGCAAACACTGACAAGAATTTCGGAAAGAAATTTTGGGGATGTATCAATTACAAG GGGTCTGAGCAAAGAGGTTGCGGTTTTTTCAAGTGGTTCAATGAGGAAGTGGTGGAAGACAAATGTGAAGATTTGATACATAAGTTTGAAATCTTATCCAAGGAATTTGAAAAACTGAAGTGCAGAAATGAGGATTTAGGGAATAGG GATGTTTTAGTATTTGCAATTAGGATGTTTCTGGTTTTTGAATGTGTAGTTTGA
- the LOC131603730 gene encoding probable inactive ATP-dependent zinc metalloprotease FTSHI 1, chloroplastic, with product MNTLCFPNNNSYHIHTHRHTILHSNHTRTRQLPLRKPFTFLCKSSSSPIPDDFVKRVLEENPSQVPPKYLIGNKLYTSQQKENLDKKSNEGIFDLLLKSSRKSESDEVGEKDSVYLNELLKKYRGKLYVPEQIFGTPLSEEEEFNENLKTLPKMSVEDFTKALSKDKIKLVTSKEDYGIEYRDYIVELKEIPGDKRLQVTKWVLRADNSEARAVLEEYAGPRYEIESPRITTWVGKMSDYPHPVASSISSRVVAELGAVTVVVGLAAMLVGGFLAAAVFVVTSFIFAATVYVAWPIAKPILKIFLGVAVSMMDRVWDRVLDFFMDGGFVSKMYEIFTFGGLSSSVQIMRITLPIVVGMILLVRFTLSRKPKNFRKWDLWQGMNFSLSKAEARVDGSTGVKFSDVAGIDDAVDELQELVRYLKNPELFDKMGIKPPHGVLLEGPPGCGKTLVAKAIAGEAGVPFYQMAGSEFVEFLVGVGSARIRDLFKRAKVNKPSVVFIDEIDALATRRQGTFKESTDNLYNAATQERETTLNQLLIELDGFDTGKGIIFLAATNRRDLLDPALLRPGRLDRKIKILPPSAKGRVDILKIHATKVKLSDSVDLFSYAQNLPGWSGARLAQLIQEAALVAVRKQHNSIHRSDMDEAVDRLTVGPKCLGIELGYQGQCRRATTEVGVAITSHLLQRYENAKVEYCERISIVPRGQALSQLVFQRLDDESYMFERRPQLLHRLQVLLGGRAAEEVIYGRDTSKASVEYLAHASWLARKILTIWNLEDPMVIHGEAPPWRKPVKFVGPRLDFEGSLYDHHGLIGAPLNLNLDAQVAQRSEELIRDMYRKTVSLLRGHHAALLKTIKVLLNQKEMTGEEIDFILNKYPPQTPLHLLEEERPSNLPFVKEQARDMEYSIQTQLKEETV from the exons ATGAACACTCTCTGCTTCCCCAACAACAATTCCTACCACATTCACACACACCGCCACACAATACTCCATTCCAATCACACCAGAACACGGCAACTTCCTCTTCGGAAACCATTCACATTTCTCTGCAAATCCTCTTCCTCACCCATCCCCGATGATTTCGTGAAACGTGTCTTGGAGGAAAACCCAAGCCAAGTTCCACCTAAGTACCTAATCGGTAACAAGCTATATACTTCACAACAAAAGGAGAATTTGGATAAAAAATCAAACGAGGgtatttttgatttgttgttgaaGAGTTCTAGGAAAAGTGAGAGTGATGAGGTTGGAGAGAAAGATTCTGTGTATTTGAATGAATTGCTTAAAAAGTATAGAGGGAAATTGTATGTGCCGGAGCAGATTTTCGGTACGCCGTTGTCTGAAGAGGAAGAGTTCAATGAGAATTTGAAAACTTTACCCAAAATGAGTGTTGAGGATTTTACCAAAGCATTGAGTAAGGATAAAATCAAGCTGGTAACTTCGAAGGAAGATTATGGAATTGAGTATAGGGATTACATTGTGGAGTTAAAGGAAATTCCTGGTGATAAAAGATTGCAAGTGACCAAAtg GGTTCTCAGGGCGGATAACAGCGAAGCTCGAGCGGTTTTGGAGGAATATGCTGGACCACGATATGAGATAGAGAGTCCGCGTATTACG ACTTGGGTGGGAAAAATGTCAGATTACCCTCATCCAGTTGCATCTTCCATATCTAGCAGAGTAGTGGCCGAGCTTGGAGCGGTGACAGTAGTAGTGGGTTTAGCAGCAATGCTAGTGGGTGGCTTCCTTGCAGCAGCAGTATTTGTTGTTACCAGTTTTATATTTGCTGCAACTGTCTATGTTGCGTGGCCTATAGCCAAACCAATTCTCAAGATTTTTCTTGGAGTTGCTGTTTCAATGATGGATAGGGTTTGGGATAGAGTTCTTGACTTTTTCATGGATGGTGGCTTTGTGTCTAAGATGTATGAAATTTTCACTTTTGGCGGTTTATCTTCCAGTGTCCAGATCATGAGAATAACCCTGCCTATAGTTGTGGGTATGATCCTTCTTGTTCGCTTCACTCTTTCAAGAAAACCCAAAAACTTCAGGAAGTGG GATCTATGGCAGGGAATGAACTTCTCGTTATCAAAAGCTGAAGCTCGTGTTGAT GGTTCAACTGGAGTAAAGTTTTCTGACGTGGCTGGAATTGATGATGCTGTAGATGAACTTCAAGAG TTGGTGAGGTACCTAAAAAATCCCGAGCTATTTGATAAAATGGGGATCAAACCCCCACATGGTGTTCTTCTGGAGGGCCCACCTGGATGTGGCAAG ACTTTGGTAGCCAAGGCTATAGCTGGAGAAGCTGGTGTTCCATTTTACCAAATGGCTGGATCAGAATTTGTGGAATTTTTAGTTGGTGTTGGTTCTGCGCGTATTAGGGATTTGTTTAAAAGAGCCAAG GTAAACAAACCATCAGTTGTATTTATAGATGAAATTGATGCATTGGCTACTAG GCGACAGGGTACTTTCAAGGAGTCAACAGACAACCTGTATAACGCAGCAACCCAGGAAAGAGAAACTACATTGAATCAATTGTTGATAGAACTTGATGGTTTTGATACTGGAAAGGGCATCATATTTCTAGCTGCCACCAATCGTAGGGATTTGTTAGATCCTGCACTTCTTCGACCAGGTCGTCTTGATAGAAAG ATCAAAATTCTCCCTCCAAGTGCAAAAGGAAGagttgatattttaaaaattcatgcTACCAAAGTAAAACTGTCAGATTCTGTTGATTTGTTCAGCTATGCTCAGAACCTACCTG GATGGTCTGGAGCAAGATTAGCACAATTGATCCAAGAGGCAGCTCTTGTGGCTGTCAGGAAGCAACATAACTCAATTCATCGGTCAGATATGGATGAAGCAGTTGACAGACTTACTGTAGGACCTAAATGTCTTGGAATCGAATTAGGTTATCAAGGACAGTGTCGTAGAGCAACTACTGAAGTGGGAGTTGCAataacttctcatcttctccagCGATATGAGAATGCAAAAGTTGAATACTGCGAGCGCATCTCAATAGTACCTCGTGGTCAG GCGTTATCTCAGTTGGTATTCCAGCGGCTTGATGATGAATCGTATATGTTTGAACGCCGACCACAATTGTTGCATCGTCTTCAG GTTCTGCTTGGAGGTAGAGCTGCTGAGGAAGTCATCTATGGACGCGACACATCAAAAGCCTCTGTTGAATACCTTGCACATGCGTCCTGGCTTGCTCGCAAAATACTAACCAT TTGGAATTTGGAGGATCCAATGGTCATACACGGAGAAGCACCCCCTTGGAGGAAGCCAGTTAAATTTGTTGGACCAAGGCTTGATTTTGAAGGATCTCTTTATGATCATCACGGCCTGATTGGCGCTCCCCTAAATCTTAATCTTGATGCTCAAGTTGCACAAAGATCTGAAGAGTTGATACGTGACATGTACCGAAAGACTGTGTCTCTCCTAAGAGGGCACCATGCAGCCTTGCTTAAAACTATTAAG GTTCTTCTCAATCAGAAGGAAATGACTGGTGAGGAAATAGACTTCATTTTGAACAAATACCCTCCTCAAACACCTTTACATCTTTTGGAGGAGGAAAGACCTAGCAACCTTCCTTTCGTGAAAGAACAAGCTCGCGATATGGAGTACTCCATACAAACTCAATTGAAGGAAGAAACCGTGTGA